One region of Faecalibacter bovis genomic DNA includes:
- a CDS encoding RelA/SpoT family protein yields the protein MTAPLVMTQEQLEQENIEITRRYKVMLKNTYVTLSDDDKKLIRKAFDLAVEAHKDQRRKTGEPYIYHPIAVAQIVADEIGLGATSIAAALMHDVVEDTDYTIEDIEKLFGKKIAKIIDGLTKISVLNKQDVSIQSENYKKLLLTLSEDVRVILIKIADRLHNMRTLESMREDKQLKIASETIFIYAPLAHRMGLYNIKSELEDLSLRYTKPEDYFGVERKLSETKEEREKYIKDFIRTLKDKLDEEGLEFEIKGRSKSINSIYRKMVKQGIPFEEVYDLFAIRIIYRSDRKNEKFLAWKIYSMVTDIYIPNPKRMRDWITHPKSTGYESLHVTVMGPEARWIEVQIRSERMDEVAEMGIAAHYKYKENYNEEDTKVDEWIHQVREMLEQEDTKDAIEFMDSFQFNLYSKEIYVFTPKGDLHSLPKGASSLDFAYAIHTNVGDRCLGAKVNGKLYPLSYKLQSGDQVEIITSYQQKPKIEWLEYAITSKARSKIKASLNSDKRKVAEDGKEVLMRKLRHLKVDFSEQTVNQLQQFFKLNSSQDLFYNVAMGIIDNNELRKYVDSTTGFTGLFNRFRKSTFSSSPAKPKPQEFVDKSKLDSLVFGNDEERLNYEIATCCSPIPGDKVFGFITVSKGIKVHKVDCPNSVSLQANYAYRIIKAKWIDSTQQEFKALLELEGLDRPGMVSDITLVVSKNNALNMHSINLSEEAGVFNGKITLSVKNKSQLEDVMKELEQIEGIQTVKRTYKN from the coding sequence ATGACAGCTCCGTTAGTGATGACTCAAGAGCAACTTGAGCAAGAAAATATAGAGATTACAAGACGTTATAAAGTGATGTTGAAAAACACCTATGTAACCTTGTCAGATGATGATAAAAAATTAATTAGAAAAGCATTCGATTTAGCAGTTGAAGCGCACAAAGATCAACGCAGAAAAACAGGTGAACCATACATTTATCACCCGATTGCAGTTGCTCAAATAGTTGCAGATGAAATAGGGTTAGGAGCTACTTCTATTGCTGCTGCATTGATGCACGATGTAGTTGAAGACACTGATTATACAATAGAAGATATTGAAAAGTTATTTGGGAAGAAAATTGCTAAAATCATTGACGGTTTAACTAAAATTTCTGTTTTAAATAAACAAGATGTTTCTATTCAGTCAGAAAATTATAAAAAATTATTATTGACGCTTTCTGAAGATGTCCGAGTAATTTTAATCAAAATAGCTGATCGTTTACACAACATGCGTACGCTTGAAAGTATGCGTGAAGATAAACAGCTTAAGATCGCATCTGAAACGATTTTTATTTATGCACCTTTAGCTCATCGAATGGGCTTGTATAATATAAAATCTGAATTAGAAGATTTAAGTTTACGTTATACAAAACCTGAAGATTATTTCGGGGTTGAACGTAAATTAAGTGAAACTAAGGAAGAAAGGGAGAAATATATAAAAGATTTCATTCGTACTTTAAAAGATAAGTTAGATGAAGAAGGTTTAGAATTTGAAATTAAAGGCCGTTCAAAATCTATTAATTCCATTTACCGTAAAATGGTAAAACAAGGAATTCCTTTTGAAGAGGTGTATGATCTTTTTGCAATCCGAATTATTTATCGTTCAGATCGTAAAAATGAAAAATTCTTAGCCTGGAAAATATATTCTATGGTTACGGATATTTATATTCCAAATCCTAAGCGTATGCGAGATTGGATTACTCATCCAAAATCAACAGGTTACGAATCTTTACACGTTACGGTGATGGGGCCGGAAGCTCGTTGGATTGAAGTTCAAATTCGTTCTGAGCGTATGGATGAAGTTGCTGAAATGGGTATCGCTGCACATTACAAATACAAAGAAAATTATAACGAAGAAGATACAAAAGTAGACGAGTGGATTCATCAAGTTCGTGAAATGTTAGAGCAAGAGGACACGAAAGATGCGATTGAATTTATGGATAGTTTCCAGTTTAATTTGTATTCTAAAGAAATTTACGTGTTTACGCCTAAAGGAGATTTACATTCGTTGCCAAAAGGAGCAAGTTCTTTAGATTTTGCTTATGCTATACATACGAACGTTGGCGATCGTTGTTTAGGTGCTAAGGTAAATGGAAAATTATATCCACTTTCTTATAAACTACAATCGGGTGATCAGGTTGAGATTATCACATCCTATCAGCAAAAACCTAAGATTGAATGGTTAGAATATGCAATTACATCTAAAGCAAGAAGTAAAATTAAAGCTTCATTAAATTCGGATAAACGTAAAGTTGCCGAAGATGGTAAAGAAGTTTTAATGCGTAAACTTCGCCATTTAAAAGTGGATTTTTCAGAACAAACAGTCAATCAATTACAGCAATTTTTTAAATTAAATTCTAGTCAGGATTTATTTTATAACGTTGCGATGGGAATCATTGATAATAATGAATTAAGAAAGTATGTAGATAGTACAACTGGATTTACAGGATTATTTAATAGATTCAGAAAATCAACATTCAGTTCATCTCCAGCAAAACCAAAACCGCAAGAATTTGTGGACAAATCTAAGTTAGATAGCTTAGTTTTTGGAAATGATGAAGAACGATTAAATTATGAAATAGCAACTTGTTGTAGTCCAATTCCTGGTGATAAAGTTTTTGGATTTATTACAGTTTCAAAAGGAATTAAGGTTCATAAAGTTGATTGTCCAAACTCAGTTTCATTACAAGCCAATTACGCCTATCGTATCATTAAAGCGAAATGGATTGATTCTACTCAACAAGAATTCAAGGCTTTGTTAGAATTAGAAGGATTGGATCGTCCAGGAATGGTTTCGGATATAACTTTGGTTGTATCTAAAAACAATGCTTTAAACATGCATAGCATTAACCTGTCTGAAGAAGCAGGTGTTTTTAATGGAAAAATTACACTTTCGGTTAAAAATAAATCTCAATTAGAAGATGTAATGAAAGAGTTAGAGCAAATTGAAGGAATACAAACAGTTAAAAGAACTTATAAAAACTAA
- a CDS encoding thioredoxin family protein has translation MTLLDYIKNGYSFEDYLEKIEDQLEEQIELDDPKELVPYYAINLKQSREIRKNFRYNPGMEKKAKSYNADIKFLIISEGWCEDASQIVPVVDRLAETIGVECKFVFRDENIELMEEYNTNGSHSIPIIIGVTPDGDEAFRFGPRPAKAMIFTERFKRDPDKYSRADFEEDLDRYYLENHGQDIITEILELIEEYTTSLS, from the coding sequence ATGACTTTATTAGACTACATAAAGAATGGATATAGTTTTGAAGATTATCTTGAAAAGATTGAAGATCAATTAGAAGAACAAATAGAATTGGATGATCCGAAAGAATTAGTACCTTATTATGCTATCAATTTAAAGCAAAGTAGAGAAATCAGAAAGAATTTTAGATATAATCCAGGGATGGAAAAAAAGGCAAAATCATATAATGCCGACATAAAATTCCTTATAATTTCTGAAGGTTGGTGCGAAGATGCTTCACAAATTGTTCCAGTTGTAGATCGTTTGGCTGAAACTATTGGTGTGGAATGTAAATTTGTTTTTCGTGATGAGAACATTGAATTAATGGAGGAATACAACACAAATGGATCACATTCAATTCCTATTATTATTGGTGTAACGCCAGATGGTGACGAAGCATTCCGTTTTGGTCCACGCCCTGCTAAAGCAATGATTTTTACAGAACGTTTCAAAAGAGATCCAGACAAATATTCGAGAGCTGATTTTGAGGAAGATTTAGATCGATATTATTTAGAAAATCATGGTCAGGATATTATTACTGAAATTTTAGAACTAATTGAAGAATATACAACTTCATTATCATAA
- a CDS encoding LuxR C-terminal-related transcriptional regulator: protein MLIIQNMINHKTKAEWDFWFKHPNNIDTVPTKKPKINPSYYFIFNCLTNEILYTSESFKEILGYDKEDYTFLEIIEFLHADDYNYVMECERKAINFNLSLSEREQFRFVVTYTYRTRILSGQYIRVKQSYHALDVNENGNMTRALVFHELINYNEERSSDDFKIFDRQTNKFVQIENKYNLTKRENQIYDLVREGFTSHEISTKLHLSKHTVDTHRKNILSKTNSRNFMTLVKEEIIL, encoded by the coding sequence ATGTTAATTATCCAAAATATGATAAACCATAAAACTAAAGCTGAATGGGATTTTTGGTTTAAACATCCTAATAATATTGATACCGTACCAACTAAAAAACCAAAGATAAATCCTAGTTATTATTTTATATTTAACTGTTTAACGAATGAAATACTTTATACTAGTGAAAGTTTTAAAGAAATTTTAGGGTACGATAAAGAAGATTATACATTTCTTGAAATAATAGAGTTTTTGCATGCTGATGATTACAATTATGTGATGGAATGCGAAAGGAAAGCAATTAATTTTAACCTGTCGTTATCAGAAAGGGAACAGTTTAGATTTGTTGTAACATATACTTATAGAACTAGAATTTTGTCTGGTCAATATATCCGCGTGAAACAAAGTTACCATGCTTTGGACGTGAATGAAAATGGGAATATGACACGCGCATTGGTTTTTCATGAACTGATCAATTATAATGAAGAAAGATCAAGTGACGATTTTAAAATTTTTGACAGACAAACCAATAAGTTTGTTCAAATTGAAAATAAATATAATTTAACTAAAAGAGAAAATCAGATTTACGATTTAGTGAGAGAAGGATTTACAAGTCATGAAATTTCTACCAAATTACACCTAAGCAAACATACAGTAGATACCCATCGAAAAAACATACTATCAAAAACAAATTCCCGCAACTTTATGACATTAGTAAAGGAGGAAATCATTTTATAA
- a CDS encoding catalase translates to MIKRSLVLGLAFLSTIGFAQQLTTNTGTPVGDNQNSKTIGNNGQVLLEDIHLIEKLAAFDRERIPERVVHARGAGAFGEFVAAADFSDVTMADFLSTAGKKTPLFLRFSTVTHQAGSPETYRDPRGFAVKFYTEQGNYDLVGNNLPVFFIRDAIKFPDMVHAFKPSPLTNGASDPNRVFDFFSNIPESTHMLTWLFSDYGTPANYREMVGNGVHAYKWVNAKGEVTYVKYHFKPHQGERNLTTEEASQIQANSIEHATLDLHNEIAKGNFPKWDLYVQMLKREDFDKLDFNPVDVTKIWPESVAKMVKVGTMTLNENPSNYFQQVEQAAFSPATLVPGIEPSEDKLLQGRLFSYFDTQRHRLTGNFQQIPVNAAKNKVTTHNSDGYMSIREQKGDVNYQPSTNAPAIVDNAKFKYSKSVFPAGTTTVQGKIDKENNFAQAGDLYKSFSKKDQDNLIKNLSGALNAVKNKVIVHKMIAHFYQANTEYGTRLMKATNTSMNDVKQYLPK, encoded by the coding sequence ATGATCAAAAGAAGTTTAGTTTTAGGGTTAGCTTTCTTATCTACGATAGGATTCGCACAACAATTAACTACAAATACTGGGACGCCAGTAGGAGACAACCAAAATTCAAAAACTATCGGTAACAATGGACAAGTTTTATTAGAAGACATCCATTTAATTGAAAAATTAGCTGCTTTCGACCGTGAGCGTATTCCAGAACGTGTTGTACACGCTCGTGGAGCTGGAGCTTTCGGAGAATTCGTTGCTGCTGCAGATTTTTCTGACGTTACGATGGCAGATTTTTTATCTACTGCAGGTAAAAAAACACCTTTATTTTTACGTTTTTCAACTGTAACTCACCAAGCTGGTTCTCCTGAAACTTACCGTGATCCTCGTGGATTTGCAGTAAAGTTTTATACAGAGCAAGGGAACTACGATTTAGTTGGAAATAACTTACCAGTTTTCTTTATTCGTGATGCCATCAAATTCCCAGACATGGTACACGCATTCAAACCATCTCCATTAACAAACGGAGCGTCTGATCCAAATCGTGTTTTTGATTTCTTCTCTAATATTCCGGAATCAACTCACATGTTAACTTGGTTATTTTCAGACTACGGAACTCCAGCAAACTACCGTGAAATGGTTGGTAACGGAGTACACGCTTACAAATGGGTTAATGCAAAAGGAGAGGTTACTTATGTAAAATACCACTTCAAACCTCACCAAGGTGAAAGAAATTTAACTACTGAAGAAGCTTCTCAAATCCAAGCAAATAGTATTGAGCATGCAACTTTAGATTTACATAACGAAATCGCTAAAGGAAATTTCCCAAAATGGGATTTGTACGTTCAAATGTTAAAGAGAGAAGATTTTGATAAATTAGACTTCAATCCAGTTGACGTAACTAAAATTTGGCCAGAATCTGTTGCTAAAATGGTTAAAGTTGGAACAATGACATTAAACGAAAATCCATCTAATTATTTCCAACAAGTTGAGCAAGCTGCTTTCTCTCCAGCGACTTTAGTTCCTGGTATCGAGCCGTCTGAAGATAAATTATTACAAGGTAGATTATTCTCTTACTTTGATACGCAGCGTCACCGTTTAACTGGAAACTTCCAACAGATTCCTGTGAACGCAGCTAAAAACAAAGTAACAACTCACAATTCTGATGGATATATGTCTATTCGTGAGCAAAAAGGAGATGTTAATTATCAACCATCTACAAATGCACCAGCAATTGTAGATAACGCAAAATTCAAATATTCTAAATCAGTTTTCCCAGCTGGAACAACTACAGTTCAAGGAAAAATTGATAAAGAAAATAACTTTGCACAAGCAGGAGATTTATATAAATCATTCTCTAAAAAAGATCAAGATAACTTAATTAAAAATTTATCTGGAGCTTTAAATGCTGTTAAAAATAAAGTAATCGTTCACAAAATGATTGCTCATTTCTACCAAGCAAATACTGAGTACGGTACACGTTTAATGAAGGCTACAAATACTTCAATGAATGATGTAAAACAATACTTACCAAAATAA
- a CDS encoding ankyrin repeat domain-containing protein → MKKFILTLALVFASNLAIAQDLYSASRENNVALMEQLISEGADINKANERGFTPLILAVYNNNLDVAKLLLNKGANPNAQDKSGNNALMGAAFKGYTEMAKLLIENKADVNQVNFNNASSLIFAVTFGRNDIAKLLIENGADLTIKDSSGKTAKDHAILQENKEILDLL, encoded by the coding sequence ATGAAAAAGTTTATCTTAACATTAGCCTTAGTTTTTGCTTCAAATTTGGCAATAGCTCAGGATTTATATTCTGCATCAAGAGAGAATAATGTTGCTTTAATGGAACAATTAATAAGTGAAGGAGCAGATATTAATAAAGCTAATGAACGTGGATTTACACCATTAATTTTAGCTGTTTACAACAATAATTTAGATGTTGCTAAATTATTATTAAACAAAGGAGCAAACCCAAATGCGCAAGATAAATCTGGAAATAATGCCTTAATGGGTGCTGCTTTTAAAGGTTATACTGAAATGGCAAAGCTTTTAATTGAAAATAAAGCTGATGTAAACCAAGTTAATTTTAATAATGCATCATCTTTAATTTTTGCGGTAACATTTGGTCGCAATGATATTGCTAAATTGTTAATTGAAAACGGAGCTGATTTGACAATAAAAGATAGCAGTGGGAAAACGGCAAAAGATCACGCTATCTTGCAAGAAAATAAAGAGATTTTAGATCTTTTATAA
- the recG gene encoding ATP-dependent DNA helicase RecG — MYRNPLKKTIEYLKGCGPERAKSLQSELGIFRYEDLLNHFPFRYVDRSKYYSINEIRSTAAEIQLKGQIVSIQDINQGKVKRTVAKFQDGTGTLELTWFKITKWQREKLQNDVYKEVVVYGKLNEFNGNYSIVHPEIETIEDAKQAPQGLFPVYSSTEKLQKKGISNRIIQKMVTAIFDEHIKIEENLPQNLIQHFKLMSREQAYKTIHFPLNLDDLKQAENRLKFEELFFLNMSMLSQKIQNKAKNRSNSFPVIGDYFNTFYNHHLPFELTGAQKRVIKEIRMDLKQPAQMNRLLQGDVGSGKTMVALLSMLIALDNGYQAALIAPTEILAQQHYNSIVEMLGDMNVEVALLTGSVTKKKREPILENLLSGKLQIIIGTHALLEDTVQFQNLGLSIIDEQHRFGVAQRAKFWRKAKLPPHILVMTATPIPRTLSMTMYGDLDVSIIDELPQGRKPIQTLYKTDAHRLQLFDFMKKEIEKGRQVYVVYPLIEESEKLDLKDLMDGFDSITRHFPLPKYAVGIVHGKQKAKDKVFEMQRFKRGETQILVATTVIEVGVNVPNASVMIIENSERFGLSQLHQLRGRVGRGAEQSYCILMVGGKLNPTSKRRIEAMCETNDGFQLAEIDLELRGPGDMMGTQQSGVLDFKIADITKDKKILQAARTCVEHILKIDPNLNLPEHQNTRNFFVDNFKDKVGWSKIS, encoded by the coding sequence ATGTATCGTAATCCACTAAAAAAAACAATTGAATATTTAAAAGGTTGTGGTCCTGAACGTGCAAAATCTCTTCAGTCTGAATTAGGAATATTTAGATATGAAGATTTATTGAATCATTTTCCATTTCGTTATGTAGATCGATCAAAGTATTATTCTATAAATGAAATTAGATCTACAGCTGCTGAAATTCAATTGAAAGGTCAAATTGTTTCAATTCAAGATATTAATCAAGGCAAAGTTAAACGTACAGTTGCTAAATTTCAGGATGGAACTGGCACGTTGGAATTAACTTGGTTTAAAATCACAAAATGGCAACGAGAAAAACTTCAGAATGACGTTTATAAAGAAGTAGTTGTTTATGGAAAATTGAACGAATTTAATGGCAATTACAGTATAGTTCATCCAGAAATTGAAACTATTGAAGATGCTAAACAAGCTCCTCAAGGTTTATTTCCTGTTTATTCAAGTACAGAAAAACTTCAAAAGAAAGGAATTTCGAACAGAATAATTCAGAAAATGGTAACTGCTATTTTTGATGAGCACATCAAAATTGAAGAAAATCTTCCACAAAATTTAATTCAACATTTTAAACTGATGTCAAGGGAACAAGCGTATAAAACAATACATTTTCCTTTGAATTTAGATGATTTAAAACAAGCTGAAAATCGTTTGAAATTTGAAGAATTATTTTTTCTGAACATGAGTATGCTTTCTCAAAAAATCCAAAATAAAGCTAAAAATAGATCAAATTCATTTCCTGTAATTGGAGATTATTTTAATACATTTTACAACCATCATTTACCTTTTGAACTAACTGGTGCTCAGAAACGAGTTATAAAAGAAATCCGAATGGATTTAAAACAACCTGCGCAAATGAACCGTTTGTTACAAGGAGATGTTGGTTCTGGTAAAACCATGGTTGCGTTATTAAGTATGTTAATTGCTTTGGATAATGGATATCAAGCAGCTTTAATTGCTCCAACTGAAATTTTAGCTCAGCAGCATTATAACAGTATTGTAGAAATGTTGGGAGATATGAATGTTGAGGTTGCACTTTTAACGGGATCGGTAACAAAAAAGAAAAGAGAACCAATTCTTGAAAATTTGTTGTCAGGAAAATTACAAATCATTATAGGTACACACGCTTTATTAGAAGATACGGTACAATTTCAAAATTTAGGTTTATCAATCATTGATGAACAACACCGTTTTGGAGTTGCACAACGAGCTAAATTTTGGAGAAAAGCTAAACTTCCTCCACATATTTTAGTGATGACAGCAACGCCAATTCCTCGTACGTTGTCTATGACGATGTATGGTGATTTAGATGTTTCTATTATTGATGAACTTCCGCAAGGTCGTAAACCAATTCAAACACTTTATAAAACTGACGCTCATCGTTTACAATTGTTCGATTTTATGAAAAAAGAAATCGAAAAAGGACGTCAGGTTTATGTGGTTTATCCGCTGATTGAAGAATCTGAAAAATTAGATTTAAAGGATTTGATGGACGGTTTTGATTCTATTACACGCCATTTCCCGTTGCCAAAATATGCTGTCGGAATAGTTCATGGAAAACAAAAAGCGAAAGATAAGGTGTTTGAAATGCAACGATTTAAGCGTGGTGAAACACAAATTTTAGTTGCTACTACTGTGATTGAAGTGGGTGTAAATGTGCCCAATGCTTCAGTTATGATTATTGAAAATTCTGAGCGTTTTGGTCTTTCTCAACTGCATCAGTTGCGTGGTAGAGTAGGTCGTGGAGCCGAACAATCATACTGTATTTTGATGGTTGGTGGTAAATTAAATCCAACGAGCAAACGTAGAATTGAGGCAATGTGTGAAACGAATGATGGATTTCAGTTGGCTGAAATCGATCTAGAATTACGTGGTCCTGGAGATATGATGGGCACTCAACAAAGTGGTGTTTTAGATTTTAAAATTGCAGACATTACGAAAGATAAAAAAATACTACAAGCGGCGAGGACTTGCGTTGAACATATCTTAAAAATTGATCCAAATTTAAATCTTCCAGAACATCAAAATACTCGTAACTTTTTTGTAGACAATTTTAAAGATAAAGTTGGTTGGAGTAAAATTTCGTAG
- a CDS encoding amidohydrolase family protein, which produces MNSKNYNPIEEVLEKVKSKGGWVNAHSHLDRAYSLTPDTFALSNSYLKEKWHLVDDMKRNSSVDDIYFRMEKAITYMLEQGAQAIGSFIDCDEVIEDRSIQAAQRLKDNYGKDIEIRFANQVLKGVIDPKARQWFDLSSDFVDIIGGLPAKDFGREDEHLDILLSTAKAKNKLVHVHVDQFNTDEEKETEQLARKTIEHGMQGKVSAVHSISVAAHPRKYRFELYDLIKEADMHIISCPTAWIDHNRTERLAPSHNSVTPVDEMIPRGINVAFGTDNINDIYKPFSDGHLLTELRVMLESCHFYDVDKLAEIATDNGLKALGIKK; this is translated from the coding sequence ATGAACTCAAAGAACTATAATCCAATCGAAGAAGTATTAGAAAAAGTGAAATCAAAAGGAGGGTGGGTTAATGCACATTCTCACTTAGATCGTGCTTATTCATTAACACCAGATACTTTTGCATTATCAAATTCTTACTTAAAAGAAAAATGGCATTTAGTAGATGATATGAAGCGTAATTCGTCAGTAGACGACATCTATTTCCGTATGGAAAAAGCCATAACTTATATGTTAGAACAAGGTGCTCAGGCAATTGGTTCTTTTATTGATTGTGATGAGGTAATTGAAGATCGCTCAATTCAAGCGGCTCAACGATTAAAAGATAACTACGGAAAAGACATTGAAATTCGTTTTGCGAATCAAGTTTTAAAAGGAGTTATTGATCCAAAAGCTCGTCAGTGGTTTGATTTATCTTCAGATTTCGTTGATATTATCGGAGGTTTACCTGCGAAAGATTTCGGTAGAGAAGATGAACATTTAGATATTTTATTATCAACTGCAAAAGCTAAAAATAAATTAGTTCATGTTCACGTGGATCAATTTAATACAGACGAAGAAAAAGAAACTGAACAATTAGCTCGCAAAACAATAGAACACGGAATGCAAGGTAAAGTTTCTGCGGTTCACTCAATTTCAGTTGCTGCGCATCCAAGAAAATATCGTTTTGAATTATATGATTTAATTAAAGAAGCTGATATGCATATCATTTCTTGTCCAACTGCTTGGATTGATCATAACCGTACAGAACGTTTAGCGCCATCTCACAATTCGGTTACACCTGTAGATGAGATGATTCCAAGAGGAATAAATGTAGCCTTTGGTACAGATAATATTAATGATATTTATAAACCATTTTCTGATGGACATTTACTTACAGAATTACGTGTAATGTTAGAGTCTTGTCACTTTTATGATGTTGATAAATTAGCAGAAATTGCAACTGATAATGGTTTAAAAGCCTTAGGAATTAAAAAATAA